A window from Glandiceps talaboti chromosome 15, keGlaTala1.1, whole genome shotgun sequence encodes these proteins:
- the LOC144446832 gene encoding transmembrane protein 45B-like: MVVNLYHWREDCPLKGASIGHATPGVIFVILGVWWAGKYAYRFKSGNSERGRQCLETLCRRGPLKKLSILCRFSVEFWEGLVVLATAVIGFFGEQSIPYMKWEMFNSTDADGVFIHGDEWQHCTMYTFFGIYGAAVVLARTLVTGLEPYEMFFGALAFFVEGMLFYFHVQGRNTHLDVVTHMMLVIAASGCSFFSLLEVWMPKDKLVPFLRSGSTILQGTWLLQIASMLSKQWVDKCAPWEDTHANVMFVTMAFCWHIVAVIIILGVIVGTVSLFLRIRRNHTSIAQYATLTQKVESDDEAAIKLLNSDVL; this comes from the coding sequence ATGGTAGTAAATCTGTACCACTGGAGAGAAGATTGTCCGTTGAAAGGTGCATCAATTGGACATGCCACACCTGGTGTAATATTTGTCATACTTGGTGTGTGGTGGGCTGGAAAATACGCGTACCGATTCAAGAGTGGGAATAGTGAAAGAGGTCGCCAGTGTCTGGAGACACTTTGTCGACGAGGACCACTTAAGAAGCTTAGTATCCTGTGTAGATTTTCTGTCGAGTTTTGGGAAGGCTTGGTTGTACTCGCTACTGCTGTTATTGGATTTTTTGGAGAACAGTCTATTCCGTATATGAAATGGGAAATGTTTAATTCGACCGATGCGGACGGTGTGTTTATACATGGCGATGAGTGGCAACACTGCACAATGTACACCTTCTTCGGTATTTATGGTGCTGCTGTGGTTTTAGCTCGGACTCTCGTTACAGGCCTTGAACCTTATGAAATGTTCTTCGGTGCCTTAGCGTTCTTTGTGGAAGGgatgttgttttattttcacgTACAAGGGCGTAACACACACCTGGATGTTGTCACTCATATGATGCTTGTCATCGCAGCTTCAGGCTGCTCCTTCTTTTCACTGCTAGAAGTCTGGATGCCGAAGGACAAGCTTGTCCCCTTTCTCCGTTCAGGGTCCACTATCCTCCAGGGCACATGGCTGCTACAAATCGCCAGCATGCTGTCAAAACAGTGGGTCGATAAGTGCGCACCTTGGGAGGATACACACGCGAATGTGATGTTCGTGACCATGGCATTTTGTTGGCATATCGTTGCGGTTATCATTATCTTGGGGGTAATTGTTGGCACGGTGTCGCTGTTTCTACGTATACGCCGTAACCATACATCCATCGCACAGTATGCAACATTGACTCAAAAGGTAGAAAGTGACGACGAAGCCGCTATCAAACTGTTAAATAGTGATGTGTTGTAG